A window of Clostridium novyi genomic DNA:
TTCAAAAGGAATAAAATTAAATGATCTTATAGATGATTTTAAAGAAAAGGAAGAAAACATAGTAAATATATATTCAATTTCAGAATTTAGTGATTCAACCAGTGTTTATTTCTTCACTAAGAGTGGATATGTAAAAAGAACTAATTTACAAGAATTTAATGCAGAAAATCCGTGTATAAAAGGATATAAGTTAAAAAAGGAACAAGATAAAATAATAAATGTTTTATTATTTAATAATGATGATAAAAAGGATATTATTCTTATAACTAAAAATGCAATGGGAATAAGATTTGAAGCAAATAGTATTAGCTATATGGGAAAGATAGCGTCAGGTGTTACTGGTATAAGCTTAAGAGATAATGATGAGGTAATATTTGCTCAGTTTATAGATAAAAAAGAAGAAAAAGATATTATAAATATATGTGGAGAATTTAAGAGTAAGTTGAATGTAGAGTGTAAAGATAGAATAGAAAGTGAAATTATTTTGAAAAATATAAAAAATCAGAATAGAGCGGGAAAAGGTAAAAAGTTAATAAATTTAGAGTTAGATGATTATATAAAGTCCATAAAATAAGTAATAGCCCTTAGTATGTTAAAACATACTAAGGGCTATTACTGATACTGTAGATACATATTTATACTATAATACAAAAAAGTGTGTACTTGATATTATTGATATAATAGAATAAAATCAAAATTGTCAAATAAAGATGTTTTTACTCGAAAACATTAATACACATGGACATTTATATTTATTGAGGGAGAAACTCCGCTAGACGTATTTAAAATGCCAGTTGTGAAAAATATTATGTAGGAGGTAATATAAAATGGATTTTAATTTAACTAGAGAGCAACAATATGTAAAACAAATGGTAAAAGAATTTGTAGAAAACGAAATCAAACCTATAGCTGCTGAAACAGATGCAACAGGTGTGTTCCCAATGGAAGTTTACAAAAAGCTAGGTAAATACGGTATAATTGGTTTACCTTACCCTAAAGAATACGGTGGAACAGGTGGAGATTACCTATCTTACATTTTAGCAGTAGAAGAAATTTCTAAAGCTTGTGGTACTCTTGGAATTTCATACTCAGTTAACACTTCTTTATGTTGTGGAGCTATTTATCAAAATGGTACAGAAGAACAAAAGAAAAAATATCTTCCAGACTTATGCTCAGGAAAGAAAATTGGTTCTTTCGGATTAACTGAACCAAATGCAGGTACTGACGCATCAGGTGCTCAAACTGTAGCTGTAAGAGATGGAGATAACTATATATTAAATGGACAAAAATGCTTTATAACAAACAGCCCACTTGCTGAAACATTTGTTATATTTGCTATAACTGATAGATCTAAAGGAACTAAAGGAATATCAGCATTTATAGTTGAAAAAGATTTCCCAGGAATCTCAATTGGTAAAATTGAAGATAAAATGGGTATCAGAGGAGCACAAGTTGGTGAAATCATACTTGAAGATTGCGTAGTTCCAGCTGAAAACCTACTTGGAAAAGAAGGAAAAGGATTTGGAATAGCTATGAAGACTCTTGATGGAGGAAGAATTGGTGTTGCAGCTCAAGGTCTTGGATTAGCTGAAGGTGCATTTGATGCAGCTAGAGAATACATGAAAGAAAGAAAACAATTCGGAAAACAATTATACAAATTCCAAGGAATCGCTTGGAGAATGGCAGATATGGATGTAAGAATAGAACAATCTAGATACTTATTATACCAAGCTGCTATGGATAAAAACAATGGTAGACCTTACTCAGTTTCAGCTGCAAGAGCTAAGTTATCTTGTACAGATACTGCTATGTATGTTACTACTGAAGCTGTTCAATTATTCGGTGGATATGGATACATCAAAGATTACCCAGTAGAAAGAATGATGAGAGACGCTAAAATCACTCAAATCTACGAAGGAACTAACGAAGTTCAAAGAATGGTTATTTCAGGATCAATATTCAGATAATAATTAATTTAAGGAGGAATAGACAATGAAAATAGTTGTTTGCTTAAAGCAAGTTCCAGATACAAACCAAGTTAAAATAGATCCAGTTACAGGAACACTTATAAGAGAAGGAGTTCCATCAATCATAAACCCAGAAGATAAAAATGCTTTAGAAGAAGCATTAAGAATAAAAGATGAAAAGGGAGCTACTGTTACAGTAATAAGCATGGGACCTCCACAAGCAGAAGCTGCTTTAAGAGAAGCTATGGCTATGGGAGCTGATGATGCTATATTAATATCTGACAGAGCATTTGCAGGAGCAGATACACTTGCAACATCTCATGCATTAGCAGGAGCATTAAAGAAATTAGATTATGATATAATTTTTGCAGGAAGACAAGCTATCGATGGAGATACTGCACAAGTTGGACCTGAAATAGCTGAACATTTACAACTTCCTCAAATCACTTATGTAGAAAAAGTAGATGTTGAAGGAGATAAATTAACAGTAAGAAGAGCACTTGAAAACGGATATGAAGTATTAGAAGTTCAAACTCCATGCCTTCTAACTGCAATTAAAGAATTAAATGAACCAAGATACATGGATATGAGAAATGTATTTGGATTATTTGAAAGAGAAGTTAAAGTATGGTCAGCTGATGATATAGATGTTGACAAAGCTTTATTAGGATTAAAAGGATCTCCAACAAAAGTTAAAAGATCAATGACTAAAGAAGCTAAAGGACAAGGTGAAGTAGTTAATATGCCAGTTAAAGAAGCAGCAGCTTACGCAGCTTCAAAATTAAAAGAAAAACACTACATTTAGTATATATAAGTAGGAGGGATAAGTAATGAATATAGCAGATTTCAAAGGCGTTTGGGTATTCGCAGAACAAAGAGACGGAGAATTACAAAAAGTAGCTTTAGAATTACTTGGAAAAGGTAGAGAAATTGCAGATAAACTAGGAGTAGAATTAACTGCAGTTTTACTTGGAAATAAAATTGAAAATGTTGCAAATGAATTATTAGCACACGGAGCTGATAAAGTTCTTTATGCTGAAGATGAAAGATTAGCAAACTATACAACTGGTGCTTATACAAGAGTTATTTGTGATCTTGTAAATGAAAAGAAACCAGAAATATTATTCATAGGAGCTAGCTTCATAGGAAGAGACTTAGGTCCAAGAGTTGCTGCAAGATTACACACTGGTTTAACAGCAGATTGTACATCATTAGACACTGAAGAAGAAACAGGTCACTTATTAATGACAAGACCAGCATTTGGTGGAAACTTAATGGCAACAATCATGTGTACAGAAAACAGACCACAAATGTCAACTGTAAGACCAGGAGTTTTCGATAAATTAGAAGCTGATGAATCTAGAGTAGATGCATCTAAAATCGAAAAAGTTAATGTACAACTAGATGCTGAAGACTTAAAAGTAACAGTTAAAGAAGTTGTTAAAATAGCTAAAGAAGTTGCTGATATCGGAGAAGCTGAAGTTATCGTAGCAGGTGGTAGAGGAGTTGGAAACAAAGAAAACTTCGCAAAACTACAAGAACTTGCTGATGCTTTAAATGGTGTAGTAGCAGGATCAAGAGCAGCTACAGATAATGGCTGGATTGATCACGCATTACAAATTGGTCAAACTGGTAAAACTGTAAGACCTAAATTATACATTGCTTGTGGTATCTCAGGTGCAATCCAACACTTAGCTGGAATGCAAGACAGTGATTACATAATCGCTATAAATAAAGATGAAGATGCTCCAATCATGAAAGTTGCTGATCTTGGATTAGTAGGAGACTTAAACAAAATAATCCCAGAATTAATAGCACAAATAAAAAGCTATAACTAATAATTAGAAATAAAAAGCTGTTGGTATATAAAATGTACCCTTTGTCAAGGACAGTTTAAAAAAAGACTAGGAGGTACTAAGAAGATGATTTCTGTATTTTACAGGAGTCATCTTTTTTAAATTCCATTGACCTCTATAATTATTATAGTAATCCATATATTCATCAATTTCTTTCAAGAGTTCAGAAAATGTATTGCAATTTTTAATATTTGTTTCGTCTTTAAGATGTCCAAAGAATGACTCCTGGGGAGCATTATCCCAGCAGTTACCTCGTCTAGACATAGATTGTCTTATATTATATTTTTTAAGCAATTTCTGAAATATGGGACTAGTGTAATGTACTCCTTGATCTGAATGAATAAATGAATCTGACGATATTAAATAATTATTTGATGAAACCAGTTTTTCAATAGTTTCAGTCACAATATCTATTTTTAGACTTTTAGAAAGATTATAGGTTAATAATTCATTGGTTGAACCATCTAAAACGGTTGACAAATAAGCCCTTTGATCATTTTTATAAAATAGATATGTTATATCAGTTAGCAATACCTTTCCAGGTACATTTTGTTTAAATTTTCTATTTAATAAATTTGGAAAGACAAAATGTTCTTTGGTAGCCTTCATCATTTTT
This region includes:
- a CDS encoding acyl-CoA dehydrogenase; this encodes MDFNLTREQQYVKQMVKEFVENEIKPIAAETDATGVFPMEVYKKLGKYGIIGLPYPKEYGGTGGDYLSYILAVEEISKACGTLGISYSVNTSLCCGAIYQNGTEEQKKKYLPDLCSGKKIGSFGLTEPNAGTDASGAQTVAVRDGDNYILNGQKCFITNSPLAETFVIFAITDRSKGTKGISAFIVEKDFPGISIGKIEDKMGIRGAQVGEIILEDCVVPAENLLGKEGKGFGIAMKTLDGGRIGVAAQGLGLAEGAFDAAREYMKERKQFGKQLYKFQGIAWRMADMDVRIEQSRYLLYQAAMDKNNGRPYSVSAARAKLSCTDTAMYVTTEAVQLFGGYGYIKDYPVERMMRDAKITQIYEGTNEVQRMVISGSIFR
- a CDS encoding electron transfer flavoprotein subunit beta/FixA family protein, which codes for MKIVVCLKQVPDTNQVKIDPVTGTLIREGVPSIINPEDKNALEEALRIKDEKGATVTVISMGPPQAEAALREAMAMGADDAILISDRAFAGADTLATSHALAGALKKLDYDIIFAGRQAIDGDTAQVGPEIAEHLQLPQITYVEKVDVEGDKLTVRRALENGYEVLEVQTPCLLTAIKELNEPRYMDMRNVFGLFEREVKVWSADDIDVDKALLGLKGSPTKVKRSMTKEAKGQGEVVNMPVKEAAAYAASKLKEKHYI
- a CDS encoding electron transfer flavoprotein subunit alpha/FixB family protein codes for the protein MNIADFKGVWVFAEQRDGELQKVALELLGKGREIADKLGVELTAVLLGNKIENVANELLAHGADKVLYAEDERLANYTTGAYTRVICDLVNEKKPEILFIGASFIGRDLGPRVAARLHTGLTADCTSLDTEEETGHLLMTRPAFGGNLMATIMCTENRPQMSTVRPGVFDKLEADESRVDASKIEKVNVQLDAEDLKVTVKEVVKIAKEVADIGEAEVIVAGGRGVGNKENFAKLQELADALNGVVAGSRAATDNGWIDHALQIGQTGKTVRPKLYIACGISGAIQHLAGMQDSDYIIAINKDEDAPIMKVADLGLVGDLNKIIPELIAQIKSYN